One Salvelinus fontinalis isolate EN_2023a chromosome 11, ASM2944872v1, whole genome shotgun sequence DNA window includes the following coding sequences:
- the LOC129865836 gene encoding dr1-associated corepressor-like, which translates to MPSKKKKYNARFPPARIKKIMQTDEEIGKVAAAVPVIISRALELFLESLLTKACQVTQSRNAKTMTTSHLKQCIELEQQFDFLKDLVAAVPDMQGEGEENHAEGGEKGARRGRKPGSGRKNGGARSKGKDKKLSDTESEQEDDSEDSETDGDEEDGSQSSTNLQPQSRFHSPDTIPPQYLNMGTAQGGLAMSLGSFAPHPSLMGTAPPPPPSMPHKDDDDDDDEDYDS; encoded by the exons ATGCCCAGCAAAAAGAAGAAATATAACGCCAGATTCCCTCCG GCCAGGATTAAGAAGATTATGCAGACTGATGAAGAGATAGGCAAAGTGGCTGCCGCAGTTCCTGTCATCATAT CACGAGCTCTGGAGCTGTTCCTGGAGTCTCTCCTGACGAAAGCCTGTCAAGTCACCCAGTCCCGGAACGCAAAAACAATGACGACGTCACACTT aaAACAGTGCATTGAGCTGGAGCAGCAGTTTGACTTCCTGAAGGACCTGGTAGCAGCAGTGCCAGACATGCAGGGCGAGGGAGAGGAGAACCACGCAGAGGGGGGGGAAAAAGGTGCACGCAG AGGTCGAAAGCCAGGGTCAGGCCGCAAGAACGGAGGAGCCCGCTCCAAGGGCAAAGACAAGAAGCTATCAGACACAGAGTCGGAGCAAGAG GATGACTCTGAGGACAGCGAGACAGATGGGGATGAGGAGGATGGTTCTCAGTCAAGCACAAACCTGCAGCCGCAATCCCGATTCCACAG CCCAGACACCATACCACCTCAGTACCTCAACATGGGCACCGCACAGGGGGGCCTGGCCATGTCCCTGGGCTCCTTTGCCCCCCACCCCTCGCTGATGGGCACCGCACCCCCGCCTCCCCCCTCCATGCCGCACAAAGACGACGACGATGACGACGATGAAGACTATGACTCTTAG